The genomic segment ATTTGAAACTTTAAAAGTTGAGGTTGTAGGACCTGGTTGGCTTAAAAGAGAGAAATTGGCAGTTACGCCGAGAAGAGATAGATGTTTAACCCTTATTAACGCTGAGGAAATTCCGTTGGGGGCTAGGTTGAAAGCCAGAATTGTAGCTAACAAACATAACATTCTAATTGCTGAGCCAATCTGACTGAAGGATATGAGAACACGCGGCTATTTTACCACTAAAACTGGACAAGAAACGTGATGTATAACTCCGTCTGTCACGCTTCCCAAAAGCATCTCTCTCACGCGGCTTATGCCTCTGGCTCCGATGACTATTAGGTCATAGTTTCCTTCTTTTGCTACTCTGATAATTTCTTGAACAACATGCCCCTCTGTAAGTATCTTCTCAACTTGAACGCCTTCAGCCTTAGCTTTTTCTTCGCCATCTCCCAGAATTCGGTTGCCTACTTCACGGGATGCCTCAGCTACTTTTGAGATTTCTAAGGGAGTCATAATTGGCACTCCAGGCGGAGTCATGGTTGTCGGTTCGGGCATTATTATTGGTCTGATGGTGACGGAGTACACGTGAATTAGTGTTAGTTTTGCTTCAAATTTTTTGGCTATTTGAATTGCAACATTTAATGCTTTCAGTGAATGTTCAGATCCGTCTAATGGTACTAAGATTTTCTCAAACATTTTCAGCTTAACCTCAATTATAGATTACCTTTAACACCTTTAATATTTTCTTGCTTAAAATGCGTGAATGAGCAGATGATTAATAGTGGTATAGTAAAAAGTGTAATGGGTTGTCGCATTTTGATGTTGTGTTTCTACAGAAGCGAAAAGTCTGTGGCTTTAATTTTTCCTTTCTGGTCC from the Candidatus Bathyarchaeota archaeon A05DMB-5 genome contains:
- a CDS encoding universal stress protein produces the protein MFEKILVPLDGSEHSLKALNVAIQIAKKFEAKLTLIHVYSVTIRPIIMPEPTTMTPPGVPIMTPLEISKVAEASREVGNRILGDGEEKAKAEGVQVEKILTEGHVVQEIIRVAKEGNYDLIVIGARGISRVREMLLGSVTDGVIHHVSCPVLVVK